One Skermanella pratensis genomic window, TGAAGCGGCTGATCGCGGTGCGACAGCAGCAGAAGGCGTTCGGCCGCGGCACGCTACGCTTCCTTTACCCCGGCAACCGAAAGGTGCTGGCGTACCTGCGCGAGCATGAGGGCGAGGTGATCCTGTGCGTCGCCAACCTGTCGCGCTCCGCCCAAGCGGTCGAGTTGGACCTGGCGCGCCACAAGAACTGCGTTCCGGTCGAACTGATCGGCCGAAGCACGTTTCCGCCGATCGGCGACCTGCCGTACCTGCTGACGCTTCCGGCCTACGGATTCTACTGGTTCGGCCTGACCAACACCGCCGAGCAGCCGGCTTGGCACGAGCAGCTTCCGGAGGTCATGCCGGAGTTCGTCACGCTGGTGATCACCGACGGCTGGCGCAATCCGACCGGCCGCGCCGCGACCGAACTGGCCCGCGACGTGCTCCCGACCTACCTGCCCAAGCAGCGCTGGTTCGGCGCCAAGGACGAGGTCATCAACGGGACCCGCGTCCACACCATCGCGGAACTCTCGGGGCGGGGCGAGAACTTCATGCTCGGCGTCATCGACGTCGTGCTGTCCGGGGTGGACGAGCCGCATCCCTACTTCCTGCCGCTGGCGGTCAACTGGGACGAGAGCGCCGCGTCGCCCGCATCGCCCCTGCTGCCCTATACGCTGGCGCGGGCCCGGCGCGGTCCGCGGTTGGGCGGCCTGTACGACGCCATGCAGTCCGATCGTTTCCTGCTGGCCGCCGTTGACGCGATCAAGCGCAACGACCAGGTCAAGGCGAGTTCCGGCACGATCCAGTTCCAGCCGACCCAGCGCATGGCGGATCTGGAGCTTCCCGAAGAGCTGGAGATCCGCCGGCTGGGCGTCGAGCAGAGCAACACTTCCGTCTTAGTCGCCGACCTGATGGTGGTGAAGGCCTACCGCAAGCTGGTCCGCGGCGAGCATCCGGAACTGGAGATCGGCCGCTTCCTGACCGAGGTCGCCGATTACCGCAACACGCCGCCGCTGCTGGGTTCCGCCTTCCACGTGGATGACGACGGGACGGCGACCGCCCTGATGATCGTGCAGGGTTTCGTTCGGAACCAGGGCGACGGCTGGAGCTACACGGTCGATCAGCTTGTGCGATACCTGGACGAGATCCGGCTGGGAGCCCCCGGCACCGAGGACACCGAGCAGTCCGCGGCCGAGGACCTGGAGTTCTACATGGCATTGGCTGGGACGCTCGGGCAGCGGACCGCGGAGTTGCACCACGCGCTGGCGATGGAGAGCGGCAATCCCGCCTTCGAGCCGGAACCGGTCACCGACGACGATGTCTCACGGTGGATCGACGACGCCAGGACCCAGGCGGAACGCGCCTTCGGCAGCCTGGAGCAGGCCCGGTCGAGGCTGACCGGAGACGAGCTTGCCGAAGCCGAATCGCTGCTCGGGCGCCGCCAAGAGTGCATCGACCTGATCGGTTCGCTCGTCGCGGGTGGTGTCACCAGCTTCAAGACGCGCTACCATGGCGACTATCATCTGGGTCAGGTGTTGAAGGCTCAGAACGACTGGTACGTGATCGATTTCGAGGGCGAGCCGGCCAAGACACTCGACCAGCGCCGGGCCAAGCATGCGCCGCTCCGCGACGTGGCCGGCATGCTCCGGTCGTTCAACTACGCGGCCTGGGCGGCGGTGAAGCGGGTCCAGGAGATGCAGGCCGACGCGGGACCCAAGGTGCTCGGCACCGCGCTCGAATGGGAACAGCAGGCGTCCAGGGCTTTCCTGACCGCCTACCACGACGCGATTCTGGGGTGCCCCAGCTATCCTGCCGACGAGGGCGCTGCAAAACGCCTCCTCGACCTGTTCATGTTGGAGAAGGCGCTTTACGAAGTCGCCTACGAGGCCGCCAATCGGCCGACATGGCTGGGCATCCCGATCAAAGGGGTGGCCGGCATTCTTGATGCACACGCCGCCAGCTCACAGCCTGGGGAGGTTTGATGACCGCCTTTACCAAGAACCCGACCAGCCAGCCCGCAACCGGGACTCCCGACGGTTCGGGTGCGAAAAGCGCCGAAGTCCTGCGTCAGGAAATCGAGGCCATCGTCCGGGCCGACCACGGCGACCCGTTCGGCATCCTGGGGATGCACACCGACGGGCCGGACGGCGCCGTCACCGTCCGCACCTTCATCCCGGAAGCGCGCCGGGTCCTGCTGATCGACAGCCATAGCGGCCAGCCGGTCGCGGATCTGGAGAAGATCCATCCCGACGGCTTCTGGGCCATCACGCTGGACGATCGCAAGAACCTGTTCCGCTACCGGTTCCGCATCGATTTCGCGACCAACACCGGCGAGTTCGAGGATGCCTACAGCTTCCCGCCCGTGCTGGGCCAACTCGACGTCCACCTGCTGGCTGAAGGCACCCATCTGCGCAGCTTCGAGAGGCTGGGAGCCCACCCGCACGAGATGGAAGGCGTCGCCGGAACCGCGTTCGCGGTCTGGGCACCCAACGCCCGGCGTGTCTCGATCATCGGCGATTTCTGCAACTGGGACGGCCGCCGGCTGCCCATGCGCAAGCGGCACGAATGCGGCGTGTGGGAACTGTTCGTACCCCATGTCACCAAAGGCGACCGCTACAAGTACGAGATCAAGGGGCCGACCGGCAGCCTGATGCCGTTGAAGGCCGACCCCTATGCTTTCCGGTCCGAGTTGCCGCCCCATACGGCTTCGGTCGTCCAAGGATTGAACAGCCACGACTGGGGCGATCAGGAGTGGCTGCGCGACCGGGCCAGGACGGATTGGCGGGCCAAGCCGGTCTCGATCTACGAATGCCATCTCAGCTCGTGGAAGCGTCCGGACGGCGAGGGCGGGATACGGTACCAGACCTATGACGAGCTGGCCGACGACCTCGTTCCCTATATCAAGGAGATGGGCTACACCCACATCGAACTGCTGCCGATCACCGAATTTCCCTTCGACGGGTCCTGGGGCTACCAGCCGATCGGCATGTACGCTCCGACCAGCCGGCACGGCGACCCCGTCGCCTTCTCCCGCTTCGTCGAGCGCTGCCACAAGGAAGGGATCGGGCTGCTGCTGGATTGGGTACCGGGCCATTTTCCGACGGACCCGCACGGCCTCGGGATGTTCGACGGAACGCACCTGTACGAGCACGCCGACCCGCGACAGGGATTCCATCAGGACTGGAACACTCTGATCTACAATTTCGGCCGGCGCGAGGTGTCCAGCTTCCTGCTGGGCAGCGCGCTGTACTGGATGGACCAGTTCCATTTCGACGGCATCCGGGTCGATGCGGTGGCGTCGATGCTGTACCTCGACTACAGCCGGCAGGCCGACCAGTGGGTGCCCAACCAGTACGGCGGCAACGAGAACCTGGAGGCGGTCGCCTTCCTGAAGCGGATGAACGAGCTGGTCTACGCCAACCATGCCGGCGCTATGACTGTGGCCGAGGAGTCGACCTCGTGGCCGGGCGTGTCGCGACCGGTCTATCTCGGCGGGCTGGGATTCGGCTTCAAATGGAACATGGGCTGGATGCACGACACGCTCCGCTTCATGTCCAAGGACCCGATCCACCGCCGCTATCACCACCACGACCTGACTTTCGGCCTTCTCTACGCCTTCAGCGAGAACTTCGTGCTGCCGCTGAGCCACGACGAGGTGGTCCATGGCAAGGGCTCCCTGCTGAACAAGATGCCGGGCGATCGCTGGCAGAAATTCGCCAACCTGCGGGCCTTTTACGGCTTCATGTGGACCCATCCGGGCAAGAAGCTTCTGTTCATGGGCGGCGAGTTCGGCCAGGAGCGGGAGTGGAACCATAATCAGGGCCTTGACTGGTTCCTGCTCGACGACCCGTTCCACAAGGGCGTGCAGAACCTGATTCGCGACCTGAACCACCTGTACCGCGAAACGGCGGCGCTGCACGAGTTGGACAACGAGGCCCTGGGCTTCGATTGGATCGAGGCGAACGACAGCGACAACAGCGTCCTGGCCTTCCTGCGCTACGGCAAGGACAGGGAGCGGCCGATCGTCTCGGTCAGCAACTTCACGCCGCTTCCGCGGCAGGGCTACCGGGTCGGCGTACCGCTGCCGGGCTTCTACCGCGAGCGGCTGAACACCGACGCTGGCATCTATGGCGGTAGCGACGTGGGTAACGGAGGCGGCGTCGAGGCGGAGCAGGTTCCGCACCATGGCCGGCCCTACTCGGTCTGCCTGACGGTGCCGCCGCTGGGCACGCTGGTGCTGGAGCGGCAGTAGTCCGGACAATACGGAAGGGCGGAGCGCCCGTTCAGAGCGCGCCGTCCGACCGTCGATTGATGGCGAATACGGCCGACGCGGTATCGAATCCGCGCCGGTTCAACTCGTCCAGCAGTTCCCCCAGCATGTCGCCGATGCACGCCGCTTCATCATCGTCTATCGGCTTGCCGTCAGGATCGAGCACGTATACCGTCCCGCTCCCGTCATCCAGGCGGGCGACATAGCATCCAGGGACGGCCATAACCTTTTCCGGGCGGTCAATGCTGAGGGGGGAGAGGATCGATTCGAGCGCGGCAGCATCAAGAGTGGAAGCGTCGCATATGGCATCCATCCAGCGGTCGAGTTCTTCGACGGACCCGCCGTGCACGCGGGCAGCCACCGCCTGCGGGACTTGACCGAGACGGCGTTCGATTTGTCGCAGCAGGGAGTCGGCCTTGCCCTTGATCTCGCCCCGAGCTTCACCCCGGGCTTCTCCCATGGCCGCGACCTCCCGAAGGTATGGGTGTTCATCGACGTTGATCTGCACTGCCATGGACTTCAACTCCTCCTTCACGACCGGCACCGCCCTGCGCAACTGGGCGAGGATCAATAGCTTGGCCGCCGCGTCATCGCGCGCCCGGCGGTCAAGCGGCACGAGACGGGCCAGGATGCTCCGGACACGCTTTCTAATATCGTCGTTTCCGCACAGGATTGCCAGCACCGCATCCTCGGGGGCATGACTGTCGAGCAGCGGTTGGGGATCGAGGTCGCTGATGTGGCGGACGTGATAGGCGAAGTTCAGGTTGGGATGCGCGATGCCAGCCGGCTTGCCCCTGCCGCGTTCGCCCAGATGTAGGACGAGCTGCGTCACCGGTGCCCCGTCGTTCAGCTCCGAGATCGGGCCGTAATACTCGAGCATGCGCCAGTCCAGGCGCGCGTCCGGGCCGGCCTGCAGTTCCAGGTGAAAGATACTGCCGTTCATCAGTCGGGCCACCATGTCGGGGCGCCGCTGGCGCACCGACGAGAACTCGGCGGAAAGGAAGCATCGCACCGGTGCGCCCGCCAGCATGCCCAGCAGGGCCGGAGCGCCGGCCCATACCAGTTCCTTCACCGTCGCGTCGTAATCGTTCGCCATTGTCAAGCTCCTGCACGCCCCGGTATTCCGGGACGCGCGAGCTGTCGCGTTTTTCCGTGTACGGGTCGATGCGGTTCGGTGACGCGGAACCCTGCCGACCCCTGGCGTCGTGTGGCCGGGATCAGCCGCTCAGCAGGTTCATCAACTCCTCGTCGCTGAGCTTGGCGCTGGCCTCGCTGCCGTCCAGCAGTTCGGCGGCCATCTCGCGTTTGTCCTGGTGCAGCCCCAGGATACCCTGCTCGATCGTCCCGGCGACCGCGAGGCGATAGACCGTGACGGGGCGCTGCTGGCCGATGCGGTGGGCGCGGCCGGAAGCTTGGTCCTCGACGGCTGGGTTCCACCAGGGATCGAGGTGGATGACGTAGTCGGCGGCGGTCAGGTTCAGCCCCGTGCCGCCGGCCTTGAGACTGATCAGGAACAGGTCGCCGTCGCCGGCCTGGAAGGCGTTGACCCGCTTCTCGCGCTCGCGCTGGGGCGTCTGGCCGTCCAGGTACTGGTAGGCGATCCCGCGCTCCTCCAGCGCCTTCCGGACGATTTCCAGGAAGCCGACATACTGGCTGAACACAAGCGCCTTGTGCCGGTTGCGCAGAAGCTCGTCGGCCAGTTCCAGGAACAGCGACAGCTTGGCGCCGTCCATCCCGGTGGCATCGGGAGCCGCCAGGGACGGGTGGCAGCACGCGCGCCGCAGCCGGGTGATCTCGGCGAGGATGTGGATCTTGCGCTGGCCGGATGCGTCGTCGGGCAGGTTCTCGATCCGCTCTATGGCACGGCGCCGCAATGCCTCGTACATGGCTCGCTCGTCGTCGTCGAGATCGACCAGGATCGTCTGTTCGGTGCGCGGCGGCAGTTCGGTCAGCACCGCCGATTTGGTTCGGCGCAGGATGAAAGGGTTGACCAGGGTCTTCAGGGCCTGCCTGGCCGCCCGATCGCCGCGCTCGATCGGCAGGGCGAAGCGCTTGCGGAAGCTCTCCAGAGAGCCGAGCAGGCCCGGATTTACGAAGTGGAACAAGCTCCAAAGCTCTTCCAGGTAGTTCTCCACCGGCGTTCCGGTCAATGCCAGCCGGAAATCCGCCTGGAGCATCATGCTGGCCTGGGCGCGCTTGGTCGCGGCGTTCTTGATCGCCTGCGCCTCGTCCAGGATGGCGATCCGCCAGGGGTTCCCCGACAGGAGTGCTGCTTCCTGGTGAAGCAGGCCGTAGCTGGTGACCAGCACGTCCATGGGTCCCAGCGACTTCACCAGGGCGGTGCGGTCGTCGGCATGGGCGAACTGGTGGACGGAGAGGGAAGGCGCGAAGCGTTCGATCTCGGCCGCCCAGTTGTGGCAGACCGAGGTCGGTGCGACCACCAGGGTGGGGCCGTGGGGGGCATGCTCCAGCATCACGGCGATAGCCTGGACGGTCTTGCCCAGGCCCATGTCGTCGGCCAGGCAGGCTCCGGCACCCCAATGGGCCAGCCGCGACAGCCAGCGGAAACCTTCGGCCTGATAGTCGCGCAGGTCGGCCTGAAGCGTCGAAGGAACCTTGGGGTCGTGCCGGCCTGCCGCCCGGATGCGTTCGAGTTGGTCACGCCACTGCTTGTCGGCTTCCAGCTTCCCGGTATCCTCCAGCGCCTCCGCGACGGCGAAGGCGGCCATCCGGTGCACCTTGCGGCCCCGCCCGTCGCCCTCCGACAGCGCCCCCAAACGATCGAGGCGGCGGCGCAGTTCCTCCGTCAGAGCCAGGAAACGGCCGTCGTCGAGCTGGATGAAGCGTCCCTGTATTCGGGCGGTCCGGTCCAGCAGCTCCCGCAGGTCCATCACCAGGTTCTCGTCGATGCGAAGTTCGCCGCTGACCTGGAACCAGTCGCGCGATGCCCGCACCTTGACCGACATGCCTGCGCTGGCCGCGGCGGCGGTGACCTGGAGCCGGCCGCCCTCAGGCCACTCCAGCGAGACCGTTCCGGGGTAT contains:
- a CDS encoding DUF4351 domain-containing protein, encoding MANDYDATVKELVWAGAPALLGMLAGAPVRCFLSAEFSSVRQRRPDMVARLMNGSIFHLELQAGPDARLDWRMLEYYGPISELNDGAPVTQLVLHLGERGRGKPAGIAHPNLNFAYHVRHISDLDPQPLLDSHAPEDAVLAILCGNDDIRKRVRSILARLVPLDRRARDDAAAKLLILAQLRRAVPVVKEELKSMAVQINVDEHPYLREVAAMGEARGEARGEIKGKADSLLRQIERRLGQVPQAVAARVHGGSVEELDRWMDAICDASTLDAAALESILSPLSIDRPEKVMAVPGCYVARLDDGSGTVYVLDPDGKPIDDDEAACIGDMLGELLDELNRRGFDTASAVFAINRRSDGAL
- the treS gene encoding maltose alpha-D-glucosyltransferase encodes the protein MIDRNDRLWYKDAVIYQLHVKAFFDADNDGIGDFAGLSHKLDYLQELGVTALWLLPFYPSPLRDDGYDIADYRSVNPSYGFMRDFRQFVRECHNRGMRVITELVINHTSDQHPWFQRARTAKPGSNHRNFYVWSDTDQKYQGTRIIFLDTEKSNWTWDPVAKSYFWHRFYSHQPDLNFDNPAVMREVLSVLRFWLDMGVDGLRLDAVPYLIEREGTNNENLTETHDVLKQIRAAVDEGYQDRMLLAEANQWPEDVLPYFGDLSKGGDECHMAFHFPLMPRMYMAIAQEDRHPVTDIMRQTPEIPETCQWAVFLRNHDELTLEMVTDKERDYLWNFYAKDRRMRINLGIRRRLAPLMDNDRRKIELLNSLLFSMPGTPVVYYGDEIGMGDNVYLGDRDGVRTPMQWSPDRNGGFSRSDPARLYLPAVADPIYGFDAVNVEAQERSPSSLLNWMKRLIAVRQQQKAFGRGTLRFLYPGNRKVLAYLREHEGEVILCVANLSRSAQAVELDLARHKNCVPVELIGRSTFPPIGDLPYLLTLPAYGFYWFGLTNTAEQPAWHEQLPEVMPEFVTLVITDGWRNPTGRAATELARDVLPTYLPKQRWFGAKDEVINGTRVHTIAELSGRGENFMLGVIDVVLSGVDEPHPYFLPLAVNWDESAASPASPLLPYTLARARRGPRLGGLYDAMQSDRFLLAAVDAIKRNDQVKASSGTIQFQPTQRMADLELPEELEIRRLGVEQSNTSVLVADLMVVKAYRKLVRGEHPELEIGRFLTEVADYRNTPPLLGSAFHVDDDGTATALMIVQGFVRNQGDGWSYTVDQLVRYLDEIRLGAPGTEDTEQSAAEDLEFYMALAGTLGQRTAELHHALAMESGNPAFEPEPVTDDDVSRWIDDARTQAERAFGSLEQARSRLTGDELAEAESLLGRRQECIDLIGSLVAGGVTSFKTRYHGDYHLGQVLKAQNDWYVIDFEGEPAKTLDQRRAKHAPLRDVAGMLRSFNYAAWAAVKRVQEMQADAGPKVLGTALEWEQQASRAFLTAYHDAILGCPSYPADEGAAKRLLDLFMLEKALYEVAYEAANRPTWLGIPIKGVAGILDAHAASSQPGEV
- the glgB gene encoding 1,4-alpha-glucan branching protein GlgB — protein: MTAFTKNPTSQPATGTPDGSGAKSAEVLRQEIEAIVRADHGDPFGILGMHTDGPDGAVTVRTFIPEARRVLLIDSHSGQPVADLEKIHPDGFWAITLDDRKNLFRYRFRIDFATNTGEFEDAYSFPPVLGQLDVHLLAEGTHLRSFERLGAHPHEMEGVAGTAFAVWAPNARRVSIIGDFCNWDGRRLPMRKRHECGVWELFVPHVTKGDRYKYEIKGPTGSLMPLKADPYAFRSELPPHTASVVQGLNSHDWGDQEWLRDRARTDWRAKPVSIYECHLSSWKRPDGEGGIRYQTYDELADDLVPYIKEMGYTHIELLPITEFPFDGSWGYQPIGMYAPTSRHGDPVAFSRFVERCHKEGIGLLLDWVPGHFPTDPHGLGMFDGTHLYEHADPRQGFHQDWNTLIYNFGRREVSSFLLGSALYWMDQFHFDGIRVDAVASMLYLDYSRQADQWVPNQYGGNENLEAVAFLKRMNELVYANHAGAMTVAEESTSWPGVSRPVYLGGLGFGFKWNMGWMHDTLRFMSKDPIHRRYHHHDLTFGLLYAFSENFVLPLSHDEVVHGKGSLLNKMPGDRWQKFANLRAFYGFMWTHPGKKLLFMGGEFGQEREWNHNQGLDWFLLDDPFHKGVQNLIRDLNHLYRETAALHELDNEALGFDWIEANDSDNSVLAFLRYGKDRERPIVSVSNFTPLPRQGYRVGVPLPGFYRERLNTDAGIYGGSDVGNGGGVEAEQVPHHGRPYSVCLTVPPLGTLVLERQ